The genomic interval CACCAGGTAGGTGACAGAGCCTGGATTCAAACCCAAAACCGAGTCAGGGAGCATTTACCCTTTTCCTGAAGAAACCTCAGCCAGGGCTCAGTGTGGCGCAGGTGAAGGCCCTGTGTAGAGTTTGATCATGGTTGGGGATTCGTGACCCCCAGTCCTAGAATCTGGAGATTTGCTCAGACCCTCTGACATCTTGtcctgctgtgctgagtcgctttagTCACgtgtgactctgtgcgaccctatggactatagctctggctcctctgtccatgggattctccaggcaaggatactggagtgggctgccatttcctcctctaggggatcttcccgacccagggatcgaacccatgcctcttacgtctcctgcattggcagtcaggttctttaccaatagcaccaccttGGCCAGCTTTAATCATGATTTTGGTTCCTCAATAGCTAAGTCTTtgtttgtctctctctgtgttaatgtgtgtgtgtgtgtgtgtgcgtgcgcatgtgcgcgcgcgtgtgtgtgtgtgtatcaggttggccaaaaagttcattcaggtttttccgtacaatggtatggaaaaacccaaactaacttggtatggaaaaacccaaacaaactttttggccaacccgatacacacacacacacacacacacacacacacacacacacacacacacacacacctggataTCTataaagttcattcagatttttccgtaagatggtatggaaaatcccaaactaactttttggccagcccaacacacacacacacacacacacacacacacacacacacacacctggataTCTataaagttcattcagatttttccgtaagatggtatggaaaatcCCAAactaacattttggccaacccaacacacacacacacacacacacacacacacacacacacacatgtatggatATCtatatcttaatatatatattaatatatatattatatgttatatatttacatatgactGTATTTGATCGCATATGTTTCTTCTTCCAAAGGTACTATATGGCCATGTAGGACTTTTTATATAAGGAAAAAATGACTGTGTTAGTACTGTTTAGTACTTCAGTCTTTTCTCCCATGCACATTGGTGTCTTATATACTTCTTGAATAGAAAATTGGGATTTTTCTAGATTATAACCTATAGCTATGTCCTGAATATCTTCTTATGCCGCTGAATATCCTTGCAGCCTCACTTTTGTTAACAGGTCCTGATGCTGCCTCACTTCCCTATCCGTTGTCTTTCAGATCatcacaggggaattctaccgCATCTATTACCTGAAGGAGAAGTCCCGCTCGACAATTCAGAATCCCTACGTGGCAGCCCTCTACAAGCAGGTGGGCTGCTTCCTCTTTGGCTGTGCCATCAGCCAGTCCTTCACAGACATTGCCAAGGTCTCCATAGGGCGCCTGCGTCCTCACTTCTTGAACGTCTGCAACCCTGATTTCAGTCAAATCAACTGCTCTGTGGGCTATATTCAAAACTACAGATGCAGAGGCGAAGACAGCAAAGTCCAGGAAGCCAGGTGAGACCCCACCTCCCATGGCACGAGGTTCACGCCTTTGCTGCAGGCAGTTCAGGGAGTACTTACTTAGTATCAAGCTCAGTGCTGGGGCCCTGGTTTAGATGGATAAATAAGGCAACGTCCCCCTTCTTAAGGAACTCACAGTCAAATAACTGATAGATCATAAAAACAATTACAATGGAGCTTTGGtaagtccattcattcatttgttttttctttcatttacttgtTCACTCATGGGTGCTTGCTACGTCGCAGGCAAGGTGTCCAAAGCACCACCACGGATGCAGGGATGAACAGGTGCTCCTCTCAGGGTCACCGTCCCGGGAGGGAAGACAGACCAACCAGCATGTAGTGGGGATGTGAATACGGCCCTTACACAGCCATCTGTTGCTCTTGCAGGAAGTCCTTCTTCTCCGGCCACGCCTCCTTCTCCATGTACACTATGCTGTATTTGGTGGTAAGTACTTTGTCTCTGATTCCAATGAAGTCCAACCCCAGCTTAAATCTTGTCTGTACAGAGAGCCCTCATAATGGTTAGGGGCAGACTTCACTGAGGAATCTTTGAAAAAGAGGTTGGCTAGAAGAATTAGCTTCTATTCTGAGCCCTGCCACTGCGTTAGCAGAAGtcatttcccattttttaaataaaaataatatttaccatGGCTGCTTGGTAAAGATTGAGCACCCATTTTGGAATGATTAAGTGATAAAGACACTGGTATAACATGTTGTGGTAACAAGCACCATTTTCTGAAAATCCATTAACTCAGTTGATCCTTCCAGGAACTTTGTTATAAGTAATATTATCTCTACTGTGGGAAAGGGTCACTAAGTAAGGCTCAGACAATTCAAGCAAAGTGCCAAAATTCACATAGACACAGAACTATCACTCAAATCCATGCCTTCTGATCAAATTCCTCATAATGTTCTCcatgccatgtcctcctccattgTTTTCTGAATGGATAGGCTTTAAATGTCATTATCTGTCTACAGAGTGATTTTGAGTTTTACAGAATCCTTCTGCATCCATGAGCACAGGTGACCTCATAATAACACAATGAACTAGGAAATCCTTAGCCCCAGTGCTCAGGTCTAGagaccaaggcccagagaggatCACAGTGTGTTGGAGGGCCTTCAACTAGCGGTGGAGCCATGGTCTGAGGCCCCGTGTTGGCCTTACTGTGGCCATGCTTCCTGGAAATGCTGGGACGGCTGGTGCAGGTGAAGCACCCTATCCCCTCCGGCTGCCACACAGATAGACAGCTGTTGGTCTGTTTCTGCTCGTCAGTTAAATATGGCCCccctgcctctcctctccccttgAATGAGGTTCCTGTGCCAAGGCACTTCCTGCTTTTGGCTGCTTTGATGGAGTTTAGAGCGAGAAGGCGCTGAGAGGTCAGACATAGCTCAGAGGAGCATAAAGTTGTTTGGAAAAAGAGCGTTTTGCTTTcgtatttaaaaaacataattaaGAGTTGGAAAAAACAGCagagaggtttttttgttttgtttctttccccCAGTCCTTTCCAAGTCTGGAGGCCTCCGGGCTTCCCGTTACCTAGGATACAGAGCTACAAGATGGGCCCCAACgtctaaaaaattaaacatggatTTTTAAGTCATGGATAGCACTTCCCAccatactttatttttctgttgtttttgtttttgctttgctctgagaaaggacagtttaACAATGATATTTCATTTCCTGCTCCATTTGTATTTTACCCAGGTCTGGAAGCAATTTTACAAAATATAATTTCACTGTTTTGTAAAGTAAAAGTGCTGATAGGTTTCtggtgcctactatgtgccaggcactgtgtcgTGCTCATGCTACGACTTTGAGATTCTCTCAGTAACCCAACAAGATGTGTTTTGATTACACTATTTTCAGTTTCAGACACTGAAACAAACAAATCTGAATTTAAGAGGCAGGAAAGGTATTTGAAGGCTGGTCTTCATGACCCGAGCCTCGTTGTATGTTCTTTTCATGGTGCtgtgtgataaaaaaaaatcaaacaaacctcTGCAGGAAACTTACAGATACAAGCTCCAATGCTAATTCCAATGTCACTTGAAGGCAACCTGCTTTTCTTCAGATCTGCTCTAATGGTTGAGATGCCGCCTTACCCCCACCACCCATCACCTCCTGGCAGCTATGATTATAGCAAGAGCTCTCTACGAGGGTGTTGGGTAAAGCGTAGATTGTGACTGAGTGTTTATTTACATCTTTAAGGGAGGAAAAAACTACAGTGGCTTTATATTCCAAGGAGGAAGGacggaaggaaagaaagaggaagaaagaaaagaacctcCTTAACCCTTCATCTCTGCAGCATATTTTTATACACTCTTTGGagcccctgcacacacacattcacaattCACAGGCACCCACATATACAATGTGCAAACTCAGGACTCTCTTTTTAGCTCTAAGATTATCTTGTCTTAAAATAACCTCTGAAGGTAAGGGCTGAGAAGTAGGGAGGACAGTGTCCTTCACCATGGCTCCTTTTTATGTGATGTTACACAGAAATCTCAACCCTTTGAAAGTCCAATTTGCAAAGCTTTCAAAGGAAGTTCGAAGAACACTGTTGTCGCCTGTCTGGGGAAGTAGAAGATACTGCAGTCCATCAGAGAAGCTCCTCCCGCAGCTTTTATGTTGAGCTGCAGGAAGTGCCTGAGTTGGACACTTGAGATTCTGGCAGCCCCCGGAGTCCTGTGGGATTTTGTTCAGGCACCCTGGGCTCCACAGCTTCCTTAGAGCCTTGGGAATACTCCCATTTGGACTGGCTGAGTATGGCATTGACAGTGTTTGCCTttagagtcagacagacctgggagATTCTGGCCGTGCCAGTTACTAGCCGTAGAACTGTGAGTTGGTTTCTTAGGTTTTGAACCTCAGTGTACTGTCCTGTCAAGTGGAGACAGTCGTGTCTGTTTTTGGAAGCTGGTGCCACTTTTCTTCTCTAGGCTCTGCTTTCCCCAGCTGTCAAATGTCAGAGTGGAATTAGATGGTGTCTACCATCTAATTGATTTCTCAATCCCTCgtggttgtttttaaaagaagtttggaTTAGGTGTTGAAAGGGAAGATGGGAAGCAGGCAGAGACAATTTTGTCCTGATTCCCATGGAGTTCAGAAAGCGGCGGACCGGAACACCAGCCGCACCTTTGCCAGGCTGCCATCTAGAGCCTCCCATGGCGTTGGAGGGCGCTCCATATTAGGTTTTGATTTGTAAAATGGATagcttggaaaaaccatagctccaAACACCAAATTATCTCTGGGCACAGAAGCTTAAGGATGAGGTTAAGGCTTGTCGGAGATTAATGCAGATACAAATCAGAGAAATCCCACAGCATATATAAACCTAAACGGTGCTCCCTACCCTTGAGCCCTGGTCTAAACTCCAGAGGACCACATCTGGATTGGCCCTGGACCTCCATGGTCAGGGATTGAGGATGACTGGCTGCCAGGATAAAATGCTAACACagttgggggagggcaggggggcaCCAATTCGCATAGCATATCTGTAGTTACCTCTGTTGTACCAGGCACGCTGCTGCCTTCTGGGGCTACTAGATTAATCAGCCCTGggccctgccctcaaggaactcaCCTATGCTTTCAACATTCATCATTCAGCACCAGTTTAGTGAGGAATTGCTTCCCAGgtagagctagtggtaaagaaccagcctgccaattcaggagacataagagatgtgggtttgatccctcggtcaggaaggttccctagaggaggaaatgacaacccactccagtattcttgcctggagaatccaacagacagaggagcctggtggggctatagtccatggggtcgcaaagaattggacatgactgaagcaacttagcacacacataagcATGCCCCATGCTAGAGGTGGGAAAGTAGTGATGGGCAGGGCATGGTCATGGCCCTCAGGGAGTTCAGTCTAGAGGAGCAGATGGACAATGATGATAGGCTGGTCCACGGTGCTGGAGGGACAGAGGTATATGTATAGGTTATTATGGAAACTCAGAATTGTGACACCCTCGCTAAATTGCAGAGGGGGGTGGAAGCCAAAGAGGGTGTCCTGTAGGGTAATCTCTTGATGGTGGGAGGTTAGAAGGACATGAGTACGGTGGTATGGGGTCTGCACATGTTCAGTTGAGCATGGCTTTGATGGCTGATAGGAAGCTGAGAGCTGAGAAGACCCAGTGAGCATCAGCCCTAGCTCCTCCTCCTGTTGCTCAGATCAGGCAGCAGCAAGTTTGAGTGAGGCCTTTCCTGGACTGCTGAGTTCCTCTCCCAGGAATCTGCACCTTGCCCCTCCACTTTCTCGGGACACTTTGTCAGAGAAGCCTTTCCTGGCTGCCCCATCTTATGCTCTCAAGCTTCCTTTGCAGCCttatctgcccccccccccccacccagtttCTCATCATCTGATATAGCCTTTGTGTATCTCCACTAGATATCTTACAAGCTTCGTGGACTAGAGGTTTTTGTCTCTTGATTTATTGCAGTCTCTCACTTCCCCACTGTCTGACAATTAAGAATGCAATGAATGCTTGatgattgaatgaatggatggaccCAAGTAGTGTCTGACAGTTAAGTATGCAGTGAAtgttagatgaatggatggatggatgaatccTGTATCTTCTGACACTTCCAGGCCATGCTGCTTTCCGTTCCAATCAAAACTTTGTTCACCTCCTCATCACTGACTTATAGATCGTGAAGGGCCCATGTGACATAGGGAAGGCCTTTGCTGCCTCTGAAGTATTTACCTGTGGGCTCTTCACTGTGGCGCCCATGAGAATTGTTGATGTGTCCGAGGGTTTGTTGTCCAAGGAAACAGGGAAGTGGCCATGTTCTCCATCCTGTGGTTGTTAGTCATTGAGGTTTTGTTCAACATGTTTAGAATCCCAGGGCAGTGGGGTCTGGTATGTCCACGAGACATGCCCGCAGATCCTGGGAGTGTCTGGTGAAACCCCTGCCAGGAACAAGGTTGTTGTTTTCACTGGGGAATAAAGAAACCACTGGACCAGAtgtttttcctctccttcctctctgcttcatccatccatccaaccttTTCTGAGTACATGTTCTGTGCCAACACCTGGGGACACCAAGAGAGCTCACGTTTTGTGAGGAAAGCTTGAAAAGTCAATAGTTGCAAAGCAGCAGGCTGAGTTCTCTGATTGGGGTGGACTGAGGGTTTGGAGGTCAGAGGAAAGGGCTCTGAGGCACGCTGAGTTAGTTCACAGGCTCTGTTGAACTTAAGATCAGGTCAGAGGCTCCTGTACCCTCACCCTTACAGAAGCTGTAAGAGTTTTCAGACATGCGCACTTAAAAGGTGTGACAGGTGAATTAGAGGAGCCTGAAGTTCTGAATGTCCCATTCAGGTTGTCCTTTAGTCCATGACACCTGTGTAGTCCCCTCAGATTGCTTCTCCAGAGACAGAAATCCAATACAAAGACCAATACTTGGCTCGCAGAGCACTCATTCCCAAAGGAAAGCCAGGTGGTTCTGTGATTAGAGCATGGGCCTAAAAGAGGCAGATCTTACTCAGTGTCAATCATGATCCACTGTTACCTTGAGCGGGTGGCATGGCCTCTTTTGGCCTTGATCtcttcaactgtaaaatgagtACAATGGTGTCTGCTTATCAGGATGGTTGTAACGATTGTAGGGAATGTAATTTAAGGCCCCTTGCGCAGGGTCTAAATGCTGAGCAAACTGgtggtttctttttctcccccccgatagtgacagaaagcaagaCCTCTTTccttctcaaggaggaggaaagtcaACTAAAAACTCGTCTTTGTCCTGAATGGAGTTGAGTAACTTCCCAGTTCTGTGCCGTGTAGACTCACCAGCTCTGTGAACGAGAGTCAAGCATGAGctctggaggagaagggagaagggagaaagtTTCTCCCTGTGGATGTCAGCGATCTAGACAGACTTCCAGGAAGAGAGTGGGCAGGGACAGAGGAAGGACAAAAGCCTCCTTCTCACTCTTAGCAGAGAGCTCCCAAGAGCGATGGAAATGAAGCCAGAGGACAGTACAGACCTGTTTCACCCGTATGCAAATCATGTAATGAAGCACAAATGACTTAGCAAGAACCAGTGAGACTCACCCAGGTCTGACTTGCTGGTTCAGCCCCGAGCCAGCTTGAACTCAGCCAGACTTTTCTAAGGAGGTTTTGTTGGAATTCCACAGGACCACAGTTTTGAAGCTCGAACCAGAAAGAAGAGAGCTCGGTTTTTGGAGTGAGTTCTGTGTGCTGAGGACTTTGCTGTACCTTGGGGTTGGGGGCAGACATATACTTTTCTACCGTAGTTTCCATATCTACAATCAGCAGTTTTATTTTAGCAATTGGAAGAACAATCTTAGCCCCAGGAAAGGACGGAAAGATtatattcttttgtgtgtgtgtgaaggaatTTGTTTCATTCGTGTCTGTGTCTTTCACAGAGTTTTGGACAGAATTGATGCTTAGaacactttttttaaatgaaaaaaatctcctTATGTTACATATGGGAAAGCAGAAATTCAGAGAAGCGGAGTGCTTTGTCCAGGTCAGACAGCTGgtatgtagccaaaaaaaaaaaaaaaaaaaggattcaaatCTGGTTGTTCTGTTTGCAAGTTAGGCACTTTTCTGTGGCATTGCACTGATGCCCAGGAAGTGGGTTCTCTGAGCCCAGAGGCCTTAACACCGGTGGGGAAATAAAGACAGAGAGCTCAGGACCTTGGGGTTGCTGACCCCCAGGAGAGGTCAGGCTGATTTAGGCTTTCTGGTTTTGTCCAGTTCTGCTCACCTCTTTCTAAACCACCCTTTTCAGGGGGCTTGGGACTTTGCTGAGGCCCCTGCAGGAGTTTTGATTCTTGGAAAGGTTCCGTGCTCTTTGGCCCATAACAGGACATTACATCCTTGTGGCTGGTATGTTTGACTCCGTCTCCTGGATAAGGGCTACCTGCCTCTATGGAGTATGGAACCTCCTGACCCACATAGCATTCCCAGGTGGAATTTCTAAGGGAGCAGGGCGCTCCAGAATGTACTTACAGATTCTGAGAAGGCCTGAGCCTCTGGCCCTGGAGTGAGTGGCTCGTATGAACTGGGCTTTGAACTGACAAAATCCAATCTGTTTAGCACTTAGATTGGGGTGGGGTAGAGGGTGTTATCAGATTCTTAAATAAACTTCAAAGCCTGCAGCCCTCAGCTGCCTTCTCATTTCTGAAGTAGTCACTGGGCTAAAGGTCATTGCACAATCTTTTTCTTCAGTGATTCACTTATTTTGGTGAAATCAGCTACAGTCATTTGAGTCAGTCTCATCTATCAAGGCGAATGGGTGGTGTTGATTTCTAAACAGTGGCTTCAGTCCCTGTCTTCTGCCAGGCAGGGTCCTGTGATGTCTCATTTGTTGCTGGCAACCCTGAGAGGAAGATCCTGTCCTTCCTGTTTCACAGAGAAGGAGACTGAGCCTTAGAGAAGTTAGTAAGGGACTGAAATAGGGGCCtgtttagatgctaagtcatgtctgactcttttgtgaccccatggactgtagcccgccaggctcctttgtctttcGCATTTcttagacaagaaaactggagtgaattgccatttccttctccaggaatcaggGTAATCTCACCCCAGAATTCACTTGGTTACTCCTGTGCCGCAGCTGCGGACACCAGGCTTGATCCTGAGATCTCGAGACATTTCTCAATAAAAGTACTAGTTACCAGTGGATGTAGGGGAACAAGCTTCCATCTGCCCACTAAttccatgtctctctctctctctctgtgtatgcttagtcatgtgtgactctttgctatcccatggactgtagcccaccaggttcctctgttcatggaattttccaggcaataatactggagtgggctgccatttctttcccaaggggatcttcccgacgcagggatcgaactcatgtctcctgcattgacaggcacattctttaccgacTTCCCCACCTGGGACTGCCTGCCAAAGGGATTCTAGCCCCATGGtggccccctcctccttcctaAGCACTCCCTTCCTGAAGCTATTCTGACGACatgtctcttcctccctcctcaaGCTCCTCTcacatatttattcttttcttgcATTAAGCTCTAGTTTTCAGTATCTGAGTCGGTGGATGGGGAGATGTGTGCCTCGTCCAGTTGGGAAACCTGCCCTTCTTCTGCTCCACCTCCATCTCCAGGGCTGGTGACTTAAAGGCTATATGGAGTGGGGCAGGGAGATTTGGAGGATTTTTGAACAATCATTTCCTGAGGACCTGTAGATTTTTAAGttgagagaaatgagaaaatcttGAGGTTATCAGGtccaaattaagaaaaataaaagtggttAGAGAGTGAAATCATCTGTTTCTTTGAGCAGTATGTGGTGCCAGGCATTTATCACCAATctgtgctacagtctatgaggtagTTGTTACATTTATTTTGCATGGGAGAAAAGTGAGGCTCAGTGAGGTTTATCTGATGAAAACCTGTGCCGTTTCAGCTACCCCCTTCATCCCTGTTCCTTGCCAAGACTGGCTGGAAGAAGGCTGGACCATGGTGGTCACACTGCATATGGACTAGTCCTTCTTCCCTGAATTTGCCGTTGTCTTAAGGACCAGGTTGAGTTGGGGCTACCAACATCATTCCCATTATCGTTCTCAAAAGGAAGAGATTCCTTTGACTCATGATTGCAGAATCATGGGTTTGTTGGGTTATTTCACTAGAAATGAGGGAGTGGCCTTTGACCTGCACattatttggggggagggggggagggggggtgggtaATGAGTctcttacttaaaaataatttgattttttcaCCATGGCTAACAGTAATATTTCCTGGTTGGGATTCAATAGGTAGATACTCTATAAAAATAATAAGTTTTATAAGTGATAAAAATAAGGATTAAGTATTtatcaacctttttttttaaaaagacctttgGAATGTTCCATGAAGTCTGGTTTGGGAAAGAAAGACTGACCTAAATAGAGGCCACATTCCTTTGACAGGCAACCCCCTTCATGAATTGCCCCTCTTGCCTCTGTAGCCCTGTGTCTCACACTCTGCCAACCCCACACCCCCACTGATTGCATATATACTTTTCTGTTATTactgaacttccagaagttcttTTCAGCTCTGACTGTTGACTTCTAAGCCATTGAGCTTCCTGGGATACACACTTCTCAATACATCCCCTTAACTCCTAGCAAATACTTATGTATCTTTAGGATTCAAATCAAGTATGCATACCCCTTAGTAACTGACCCTGATTCCCCAGCTTCTTTCATAGTTTCTATAAAATCCATAAGTGCACTTAAACCTGTTTTCATATATTCatctatatttcagttcagttcagttcagtcactcagtcgtgtccgactctttgcgaccccatgaatcgcggcacgccaggcctccctgtccatcaccaactcccggagtctacccaaacccatgtccatcgagtcggtgatgccatccagccatctcatcctctgttgtccccttctcctcctgcccccgacccctcccagcatcagggtcttttccaatgagtcaactctttgcatgaggtggctaaagtattggagtttcagcttcaacatcagtccttccaatgaacacccaggactgatctcctctaggatggactggttggatcttcttgcagtccaagggactctcaagagtcttctccaacaccacagttcaaaagcatcaattcttcggtgctcagctttcttcactgtccaactctcacatccatacatgactactggaaaaaccatagccttgactagatggacatctatatttaatatatttcatatattgccCCTCGTAGGGGAGGAATGATAACGTCTCATTTTTGTGTGCTTAGCACTTAGCATAGTGACTGGCTTATGTATTgatctatttgtgtgtgtttgtgtgtgtgtgtgtgtatttatttatttgaccttttaggttaattttataataattttttaaagctttttctctAAACCTTTTTAGGATGTTCCTAGGAATCTGATTTAATTTACATATTATCTTTTGAGTTTATAAGTTGagtgttcttaaaaataaaaattctgtctATTCAAATTGTCCTCCATGTCCTTTGTTTCATCCTGGCTCTATGCAGTTCTTGGTGAGCTAATTTCTGCTTATATCATCATCCCGGCTATTATGAtgattttacctcttcttttagattactttttattttttaaattggcatataattgctttaccTCTTTTTGATATTTAGTggggtatttttaatatttgaaaaatgactGGTTTTTATCACTTGTTTAGCAGCCAACAACATCAGTGCATtgtcctttaaaatttttgatctGTTGTTCTTAGatttctccaaaatatatttatgtagttTCATAATGATTATAAAGTTGCCTGCTGTTTTCCAGGTCTGGGTTTTTTGAAATTGTCTTCCAAGTAGTTGAGGAGTCAGTGTTAGGCATTCTTTCTACATGGGCAAGAATGATTCTGGAATCTTCCACTGTTCTGTCTCTCAGGTTTGCTGCTGGCTTGTCTTTCCTGACCACCCAGAGGAAGGGGTCCATTTGTCTCAGGAAGGGCAGTCACTCCCTTGCCGCTGCCCCAGGTCTATCTTTAGGCCGCCGCCCCACCCCTCCgctctcctcccctttctctgGTCTCCAAGCCCCTTGCTTTGATTTGTGTCGGAAGTTCCCCTTCGTCCTCTTGCCTCTTCCCCTTCATTTCCCAAGTTCCCACAGGAACCTGAGAAGTAAGTTGTGCCCAGAGGTTAGAACGGAAACTGCAGCAAGATAACTTCAAGGGACAATATCCAGTTGACGTCATTGCAACTTCTTTGCTTCGGCCAGAGTggcttttttccttccattttccttCAGGTTACTTTTCTACCCCACCCAGTCCAGTCTCTGTCAACCTCTGTTTGAAAGATCTCTTGCATTGTCTGGTTGGTTTATGTGTTTCCTCATGTTGTGATGCAAAATCCATAGTTCCAGGTGGTGACTTAGAAATTTGTTCTTTGTTAGACTTGCTTTCATTTGAATCAGAAGCATTGCTTTGTGACTGTCATAATAACCTCCCCTGATCAGCATGCGTGAGTTTCCATGATGCTTCTGAGAGGTGGGAAGTGAAGGAATTGTGTAGCCATAATCTCTAGgaaaatacacacatgcattGAATGAGTTGTCactgaatataaaaaagaaaccgTTATGAACCCTGGTTAGTATTCTTTAATTGGTttcaatcaaaaaatgagaaaaggaaactccCATTTATGGAATGTCAGGCAGCGTGCTAAGGCCATtctcttgaatttttttcttcaattttctctAGCTTAGCTTCCTAGAAAAGCTCCATTTTTTCCCTAGTTTTTAGTAGAGGAACTAAGGCttaagttaaaacaaacaaaaaaatgggcTTGAGGTCAAGTCCAATTTGAATGCTCTTTCTTGCGGATGATTTCATGCATGGGAATTGACCTGGGATTAGAATGCAGGTGAGTAGCCAGTCACTCGGTGTCTGTtgttctgtctcctccctccagcTGTACCTGCAGGCCCGCTTCACCTGGCGAGGGGCCCGCCTGCTCCGGCCCCTTCTGCAGTTCACCCTGATCATGATGGCCTTTTACACAGGACTGTCCCGCGTGTCTGACCACAAGCACCATCCCGGCGATGTCCTGGCGGGATTTGCTCAAGGAGCCCTGGTGGCCTGCTGCATAGTAAGTAGCCTCTGGTCCTCAGCACATGAGCAGGGTCATGAACAACTTGCTCATTAAATGTTTTTGGTTCACTGACCGGAGCCGGGGCAGTCTCAATCCTCTTCTCTGCCTGGTGTCCC from Dama dama isolate Ldn47 chromosome 20, ASM3311817v1, whole genome shotgun sequence carries:
- the PLPP3 gene encoding phospholipid phosphatase 3, whose amino-acid sequence is MQNYKYDKAIVAESKNGGSPALNNNPRKGGSKRVLLICLDLFCLFMAGLPFIIIETSTIKPYQRGFYCNDESIKYPLKTGETINDAVLCAVGIVIAILAIITGEFYRIYYLKEKSRSTIQNPYVAALYKQVGCFLFGCAISQSFTDIAKVSIGRLRPHFLNVCNPDFSQINCSVGYIQNYRCRGEDSKVQEARKSFFSGHASFSMYTMLYLVLYLQARFTWRGARLLRPLLQFTLIMMAFYTGLSRVSDHKHHPGDVLAGFAQGALVACCIVFFVSDLFKTKTTLSLPPSAIRKDILSPVDIIDRNNHHNMV